The Erigeron canadensis isolate Cc75 chromosome 4, C_canadensis_v1, whole genome shotgun sequence genome window below encodes:
- the LOC122595789 gene encoding uncharacterized protein LOC122595789 isoform X1, giving the protein MILMRPQEAFLVSGPFYKNLSLDEGLPEFNNPPFNHNDLEPGGGWQHEISKHYGRDGYAVLMLRHTNPAFQHYFRFRAIRLFNIRKDWSSYDHVSSVPRRLLGRLPYRVTHECHVEQNGTKVNIIMVVGQDPLGDSDDDDDDEAEEEEEEEGEGGVGVADEEGVGVGDLNQVGTNGVGAEDSDEDQDQTENQDLDNGYASEDWDDEDEEDIDIDARHWNLMHFIYDIPTQEWTSTFFSMRDYEDVGDPVFTSRLMLGVMGLS; this is encoded by the exons ATGATTCTCATGCGTCCCCAAGAGGCATTTTTGGTGTCTGGCCCGTTTTACAAGAACCTGTCTCTTGATGAGGGACTGCCCGAATTCAACAATCCACCTTTTAATCACAATGATTTGGAACCGGGGGGTGGATGGCAGCACGAGATCTCTAAACATTATGGCAGAGATGGGTATGCAGTTCTCATGTTGAGACACACCAACCCGGCTTTTCAACATTATTTTCGTTTTCGTGCCATACGTTTGTTCAACATACGCAAGGATTGGAGTTCCTACGATCATGTGAGTTCTGTCCCACGAAGACTCCTCGGGAGATTACCGTATCGAGTAACACACGAATGCCATGTAGAACAGAATGGCACAAAAGTAAACATCATAATGGTAGTTGGCCAAGATCCTCTTGGCGACTCcgacgacgacgatgatgatgaggcagaggaggaggaggaggaggagggagAAGGAGGAGTTGGAGTTGCAGATGAAGAGGGAGTTGGTGTTGGAGATTTAAATCAAGTTGGAACAAATGGGGTTGGAGCCGAAGATTCAGATGAGGATCAAGATCAAACTGAGAATCAAGATCTTGATAATGGATATGCATCTGAAGATTgggatgatgaggatgaagaaGATATTGATATTGATGCTAGACATTGGAACTTGATGCATTTTATTTACGACATACCCACTCAAGAATGGACTAGCACATTTTTCAGTATGAGGGATTATGAGGATGTTGGCGACCCGGTATTCACCTCACGTCTTATGCTAGGGGTTATGG GTTTAAGTTGA
- the LOC122595789 gene encoding uncharacterized protein LOC122595789 isoform X2, with translation MILMRPQEAFLVSGPFYKNLSLDEGLPEFNNPPFNHNDLEPGGGWQHEISKHYGRDGYAVLMLRHTNPAFQHYFRFRAIRLFNIRKDWSSYDHVSSVPRRLLGRLPYRVTHECHVEQNGTKVNIIMVVGQDPLGDSDDDDDDEAEEEEEEEGEGGVGVADEEGVGVGDLNQVGTNGVGAEDSDEDQDQTENQDLDNGYASEDWDDEDEEDIDIDARHWNLMHFIYDIPTQEWTSTFFSMRDYEDVGDPVFTSRLMLGVMVQV, from the exons ATGATTCTCATGCGTCCCCAAGAGGCATTTTTGGTGTCTGGCCCGTTTTACAAGAACCTGTCTCTTGATGAGGGACTGCCCGAATTCAACAATCCACCTTTTAATCACAATGATTTGGAACCGGGGGGTGGATGGCAGCACGAGATCTCTAAACATTATGGCAGAGATGGGTATGCAGTTCTCATGTTGAGACACACCAACCCGGCTTTTCAACATTATTTTCGTTTTCGTGCCATACGTTTGTTCAACATACGCAAGGATTGGAGTTCCTACGATCATGTGAGTTCTGTCCCACGAAGACTCCTCGGGAGATTACCGTATCGAGTAACACACGAATGCCATGTAGAACAGAATGGCACAAAAGTAAACATCATAATGGTAGTTGGCCAAGATCCTCTTGGCGACTCcgacgacgacgatgatgatgaggcagaggaggaggaggaggaggagggagAAGGAGGAGTTGGAGTTGCAGATGAAGAGGGAGTTGGTGTTGGAGATTTAAATCAAGTTGGAACAAATGGGGTTGGAGCCGAAGATTCAGATGAGGATCAAGATCAAACTGAGAATCAAGATCTTGATAATGGATATGCATCTGAAGATTgggatgatgaggatgaagaaGATATTGATATTGATGCTAGACATTGGAACTTGATGCATTTTATTTACGACATACCCACTCAAGAATGGACTAGCACATTTTTCAGTATGAGGGATTATGAGGATGTTGGCGACCCGGTATTCACCTCACGTCTTATGCTAGGGGTTATGG TGCAGGTTTAA